The Candidatus Desulfofervidus auxilii genomic sequence TAACCCTATTTTTAGGTACATGGCTTTTAATCAATGCTCCAGCCCTATGTCTTCTAGCAATTCTAACAGCATCAAGCATATCTGTCTTACTTCCAAAAGACTTTGTTGAGGAAGGGTTTGCCAAAACCGCTTTAAACCCTCTTCCAGCAAATTCATAGTATAATGGTATCCAAAAGCATCCAGTGCTCTCCATAGCTACTTCCATACACCTCATTTTAGCAAGCTTTGCTATAAGCAAGATTATGTCTATCAAGCTATACCTGCATCTCTCCTGATAAACTATTTTTCCATTAGAGTCTATTACAGCTATTTGAAGGAAAGATTTATGTATATCTATTCCACATATATTCATGTTTATTACCTGTGCCTGGAGGGGCTTGGGCTAGGGCAAATTCCTATTCGTGCTCGAGGCACATGCTCCTGGAATCGCCCTAAGCCCAAGCCTACTACAATTTATTTGCCGGCTTCTAAGCCAAATTAAAGTCGTATTTGCCTCCAGGCACAATTTATATTGCTCCTAACTGAAATATGAGTTTAATCCATGCATAAATCTAATATAGGGCTTGGATGCGAATAAATATAGGAATTATAAGGGTGTACTCTATAGTGATGGGATGGTTTAAACATATTGTTGCTTTTAATATTTTAAAATTTATAAAATATATAGTTGAATTAGAGAATATTATTTGTATGATGTATTTTAAATTGTTGGTTTTTGTGGAGATGGCGATGATATATGAGTGAGGTTAATGTTTTTATTGAAGAGGAAGGATATAATCGGATGAAGGAAAAGTTGCTTGAAAAATATGAGGGTAAAGTGGTTGCTATAAAGAATGGTATGGTTATCGGAGTATATGATAGTGAAGAGGAGGCATATCGAGATGTGGTTGAAAAATATGGACCTATACCTATTTTGATTAAAAGAGTTCTATAAAAAGAACGAATAGAATATATACTGGCATATACCTATGGTTTACTATCTGCAGTAGTTGGGTAGACAATATGCCTGTAATAAATATAATGTATCATACCCGTGAACGCCCACAATTTGATCCTCGAGCATTAATGATAATGGGACCACAGATAAATATAGATGTACTGCCTCCAACCGTGGTAGAGAAATGGGCTAAATCTCACAACGTCGAGATAATAAAAGTTTCATAATTCATTTTTAAGTTCATTTAAAAGGATTATTAGAAAGCTTAAAAGAGATAATTTTACTTCCACTTATCTTATTCTACTTAAATAATGTATTTTACTGATATTTTTAAACAAAATAAATATTATGTAAAATGATAGAAGATTAGAGACCATAGATGTGGATATAATATAAGTATCTATGTTGATGTATAAATGATCTACTTAGAAAAGAAATATCATGAATAACGCTATTGTTATAATGAAGATAAGTATACTTCTTTATATCCTCCCCCCAAATTCTTTATAAACTTCTTGAGAAATATAGTTATCATCTCTAACTTTAAGCTACCGATTTCTAGCATAAATATTAGTAAGGAAATTACAAAACTATAAAGCATTTTGGGCGGTCTCGGTCACTATGTTGGTGCTTCAACTTAACCACCTATCAAAGTTCATATAAACATTAGACGAAATGTCGATGTTTCTGTAAGCTATTTCTCAAATTTAAGCGAAACTATAACTATTTACAGATTCTGCTGAAATCTAGAAGTAAGAAAAATATAAGATAAGATTTTATAGTTACTATACTAAGGAGGTATTGATACGCATATTTTCGATAAATAACTCCAATCATGATCCCACGGCAGTTTAAATCCGTATTCGCATATATATTGAACTCTATGATTTGTTTCTATTCCGTGGGGATAAAGTACACATATATATCCTGAACTATCATCAAGTCCGGAAACCACGATGATTTCAAATTTTTTCCAGCCCTTTTGAGTTCCAAATCTTACTGGCACGGTACCCTTATAACAAAGTCCTCCTGCATCAAACGAAGCTTCTTCGCGATTCAATAAAATATCTGTTTCTGCATCCCAGTCCAATATACCGCCATCCAATCTTTTAATCGTTAACTCCATATAAGTATATTCAATAGTATTCGCAAATGTATATTCGATCTTTACTATATAAGATCTTACCTCACCCTTTTTAAGATTACGTATTATATAGTTTATACCCTTACCAGACCAGTCAAGCGTTATCTCATCATCTATATAAATGTCGACTGAGGTCCATTTTTCCTCGTCAACCTTTTTTCCATCGACTGATTCTAGACGGACAACTATACTGAGTTTTCCGTCTCCACCGTACCATCCATATAGCATGCCATCATATCCTTTATCTTCTATAACAGCTGTGCCTCCAGGTGGTATTGGTCCAACATTTACTCGTTTAGGATATGCAGGATACCAGCCAGCATGATATTCGGCCTTAATTCTATACTCTATATTCCCCTTTGCGGTCTTTGTACCAAAGTTTTTAAGATAAATTTTAAGAGTTATAAATTCCCCAGGCCTATAAACTGATTTATCGGTCTCAATATATGTTATTCTTATATCTACTTCTGGCTGAACTTTAAGTGTAAATGTTTTTGTATCTGTCTTAACCCAGTCATCCATACCTTTCGTCCAGAAATATATGCGTATTGCATAGTCATATGTTCCGGCTTGTGATGGAGATTTAAATTTAAGAGTAAAGCTCTTATATCCGGAACCACGATATGTTATCTTATTATAATCATCATTGTATGCAACTCTTTCTCCAGTACTTCTATAAATGCCAACTAATATATAATATTCTTGATCATCCGGGAACTGATAAGATACGACTACATTCACAGTTATTTCTGAATTCGGAACAGATTTTTCCGGTACATCGTAGCTATCTATCCAAAGCATTAGGACAGTTATTTGCCTAGTATCAGGATCCGACCATTTTCCTCTAGAATCTTTTACTCTAAAATAGATTGTATGTTTTCCAATTGATAGTTTGCTTGTTGAGAACTCTTTTTTATTGCTTAGAAAACCGTCTATACTTGATCTCCACTCATACTCAGCAATATCGTCGCCATCAGGATCATATCCATGACCTCTAAAATAAACATAACCCCCTCTAACAACTATATTTGGAGATATTTCATCTATCACTGCTACTGGAGGATGGTTTTCCTCTTTGACTATTACTGTATATTCTCCTAATAGTTTTTCATATTTGTCCCATGTGGGTGGTTGGGGATATTTGTTTAATGCAGAGCTATATACTACACGAATCCTATATGTTCCTGGCTGTAATGGCACGGTATATTCTTCGACATCACCTCTACCTCCACCTGCCTCCCATCCAATTTCACTATCACATTGCTCATCACAGTCAGAGTTCGCAATGTAGTGTTCTTTATCCCATTCAGCATAAACCCTAATAATATAATAAACTGTACCCCCACTCACAGTACCCTCCTTATAATAGAAAAACAACTTCAACCTAGTCCCCGGAGAAACTGTTATGGAATGAGCCTCATCCCCATCAGAATAAGGATAACCACCATGATAATCCAAATCAAAATACTTTAAAGATCCTCTAGTTATCTCAATTTTAGATATTTTTTTAATGTAATGATCAGATCTTTCTAACTCCACTCCTTTCTTATAGCCAGCTGTTATTCTTATATCATCTGGAACTTCGTCGGGATTACGATATTTTCCGAAAACCTCGACAAAATCTCCTTCTTTGATTGATTGATTGTTAAGTTCTTCTCTCTGAGCGAGGCTATCGTATCGTGCAAATACCACTATTATATCTCCTACACTTATTTTACCTGATGGATCAGATAAGATTTGTTCTACCTTAACATCACATATATCAGGAAACATAAGAGGTACATTACGATAAACTTTAATGACTTTACCTTTAAATTTAACATCTAAAGAGCGCGCTATTAGAATAGTTACAATTACTTCTTCTTCAAACTCATTACCATCGTTATCTCTATAGAAAAACTTATATTTAATATATACTTCATCATAGCCCTTATTTTTAGCTCTCTCAGCAACGTCAGGGATTAAATAAATCTCATCGTGCCATTTATATTGGCTTTTCGAATAAACATTAAAAGATAAATCACTATATCCTGCTACATCTAATGTACCATCTAGGTGTATAAATTGCCATTCATATCTATATACATAGATATCATAGTTTTCATTATTACTAAAAATGAAATCTACCGGACCCTTGCTATCAGGCTCAATTTCAACAGTGCTAGGAGAAGCAATAATACTTAGCGGTTTTGGTTCTTGTGCTATTAGAATAGTTACAATTACTTCTTCTTCAAACTCATTACCATCGTTATCTCTATAGAAAAACTTATATTTAATNNNNNNNNNNNNNNNNNNNNNNNNNNNNNNNNNNNNNNNNNNNNNNNNNNNNNNNNNNNNNNNNNNNNNNNNNNNNNNNNNNNNNNNNNNNNNNNNNNNNTTATTACTAAAAATGAAATCTACCGGACCCTTGCTATCAGGCTCAATTTCAACAGTGCTAGGAGAAGCAATAATACTAATTTCATTATCCGTTATAACTTTAAAATAACATACAGAACATACTTCTGGCGAAGGACGTGGATAAGTGATAATTTGTTTCCAAAGTTCAATTTTATAAATACCAATCTTAGAAGGGGCTACTATAGTATATTTACTTTTTCCTAATTCTGTATCAATTTTTTTATATAAGGTACCGTCAGGATAATAAATTTGTAACCACCAATCAACACCAAGAGCTGGTTTTGGTTCTATATATATTGTTACTGTTTCACCAATATGGTAGACTGATTTATCTGTCCAAACTTTGCATTCATTATTTGCGTAGATATTCAAAAAGTTTATTACTATAGTCAAATAAAGTAATATTACTATAATATAATTTTTATTAATAATTTTATTTTTAAACATATAAATCTCCTACTAATTGCTTATTTTGTAGTCATATTTATTTTATTTTTTAATATTTAAGCATTTCCTTGACTTTATTTAATAATTGTTTTGTTATTGTTTTAATAATTGTTTTTCTAAAGAACATTAGACATTAAATTTAAAATTAAAAAATACATGTCACCCCTATATTTAATAAAATGATATTTATTAAACAGAAATCTATCCATTGAATAATTAACTAAAGCAGATAATCTTAAAGAAATATTGGTAAAAATTTTAAAAGTGGATTCATACACTCTTGCAGAAATATATAATGCTTTATATCAACCAATATTTGAAACATGGATAAGAAAATTATTAGAATATCTAACCTCTTTAAAGGAAACATGTATTAAGTAGAAAAAAGAATAAAATTTGATGCAATGGTTAATTCATTTTAATGAACTCATTATCAAAGAAACTAGTTTTGTTCTCAATAACTTCCCAAAGAGATAGTTGTTGAATATACTTATAGAGATGTAAAGCCCCTTTCTTCTAGATTTCTAACGATCATTAAGAGAATTATTAGAAAACTTAAAAGAGAGAAATATAGAGATATAATAATTTTTTAGTGATATTTTATCGTTAGAAAAAGTTTTGGGTTTCTCACTCACTTTCTTGAAGTTTTTCTTCAAGAAATTCCGCTGTAATTACAATATTATGTCTTATATTTATTACTGGTTCTTTAAGTGGATTTCTCATTATTTTATTTGTCCTAGGATCAATTATATATGATATTAATTGTACAACTAGCTTAACCTTAACTTTTATACCATCTTCTAATTTATATTCATTCCAATCTTCTTTTAGCACTTAAAATCTAATGATAATCCTCTGATTATCTGTTGAGTTATCCCATAATTCTATTCACTCCTCTAACTTTCTTTTCTTAACGCTTGAATAGTAAGGTGGCCAGACTATGTCTTAAAATTGTTTAAAGAATTACTGGATATTATAGATTGATGTAAAAGCCGCAATATTTTCTTTATTTCCTTTTCATTCGTTATATCAATTCTAGAAGCCAGTAAAGTCATAATAAATAACTTTGCAGGCCCCCAATATCTTGGATTCATTCCATTACTTATAATTCTTTCCCTAATTTTTCTAACTTTTCTTTTAAGTTTTAAAGCATTTTTTAAGAGATTCTTCTCATCTAAAAAAGTGAAGAATGCAGATAATACTGGTGATATAGATTTAAAATAAGATTCTCCTGCAGAAATTTTTCTCGGTAAAGTATATAAACAACATTCTTCAAGCGCCTTTTCATTCCATTTTTCAGGAGGCAAACCATGGTAAACATACATATATTCTGCAAAAGATGTAATTATAAATTCCGCTTCTCGCTTCTCCACCTCAGT encodes the following:
- a CDS encoding transposase, with the protein product MNICGIDIHKSFLQIAVIDSNGKIVYQERCRYSLIDIILLIAKLAKMRCMEVAMESTGCFWIPLYYEFAGRGFKAVLANPSSTKSFGSKTDMLDAVRIARRHRAGALIKSHVPKNRV
- a CDS encoding DUF5678 domain-containing protein; protein product: MSEVNVFIEEEGYNRMKEKLLEKYEGKVVAIKNGMVIGVYDSEEEAYRDVVEKYGPIPILIKRVL